GCGGGCCGGACCTCTCGGCGCGGTCGGCGGCGCGGAACAGCGCGTAGATCGCCTGCACGCCGATCCAGCGCAGCGGCTCGGGTTCCCAGCGGCGCACCCGCCGCCCCACCCACGGCAGCGCCGTCAGCTCGGTGTCCCGGCGCAGCACCAGGTCGCGCAGCGTGCGGCCGGCCAGGTTGGTGGTGGTCACGCCGCTGCCGACGTACCCGCCGGCCCAGCCGAGGCCGGTGCGGTGGTCCAGGTCCACGGTGGAGCACCAGTCGCGTGGCACGCCGAGCACGCCGCACCACGAGTGGTGGACCTTCGCGCCGGCGGCGGCGGGGAACAGGGTGCGAAGGATCGTGTGCAGCGCGGCCACGGTCTGCGGCTGGGTGGCGCCGCGTGTGTCGGTGCGTGAGCCGTACCGGTACGGCACGCCGCGGCCGCCGATGGCGATCCGGCCGTCGGCGGTGCGCTGCGCGTAACAGTAGGCGTGGGCCTCGTCGCCGAGCAGTTCGCGGCCGTCCCAGCCGATCTCGCGCCATACCTCGTCGGGCAGGGGCTCTGTGACGATCATGGAGCTGTTCATCGGGAGCCACTGCCGCCGCTGGCCCTTGATGCTCGCGGTGAAGCCCTCGGTGGCGCGGATCACGAACTCGGCGGTGACCGTCCCCCGGGTGGTGACGGCCCGCGCGGCACGGCCGCCGTGACCGCGGGGGAGGATCTCGGTGACCGTGGTGTCCTCGAAGACGTCCACGCCGAGGCCCGCGACCACGCGCGCGAGACCGGTGGCCAGCTTGGCGGGCTGGACGCGCGCGCAGTGCGGGCTGTAGGTCGCCGACACCGCTCCGGCGACCCGGATGCGCTCCTCGCGCTCTTCCGGGCCGAGCAGCCACATGTCCTTGTCCGTGAAGCCCCATCCGCGCAGGTCGTCGAGCTCGGCGCGCAGCCGCCGGTCCTGTGCCGCGTTGGTCGCCACGTGCAGCAGGCCTCCCTTGTGCACGTCGGCGTCCACCCCCTCGGCGCGGGTGAAGCCGATCACCTCGTCCACCGCGGCGAACATGGCGTGCTGGAGGTCGATCATCGCCTGCCGGCCGCGTGCCGCCGCGTGCCGCTCGCGTGAGCCGGCGAATTCGGCCGACAGCCATCCGCCGTTGCGGCCGGAGGCGCCGAACCCGGCGAACTCCCGCTCGAGGACGGCGACACGCAGGTCCGGCTGCGCGGTCTTCAGGTAGTAGGCGGTCCACAGGCCGGTGTAGCCGCCGCCGACGATCGCCACGTCGTAGTCGCGCGGCCCCGGCAGCGGTGCGCGGCGCGCCGGCAGGCCGATCTCGCGGTACCAGTAGGAGACCTCGCCGTTGACGTACTCCGCGGTGGCCGGCACGCCGTTCGCCGTGCCGCTCATCGGACGTCCGTCCCCACGCCGCCGGTTCCGGGTGGTCGCGCCATCGAACAGTCCGATCGTCTCAGGGTGGTGATCGCGGTGACCACCGCGGATCCGCCGCTGCGAGCGGCGACGTGGGACTGTACAGCCCGGTGGAGCCGCTCCTCAAGGGCATATGGCATAACAAAGCCGTCACTCGGCCTCATATCAGACTAAATGCCCCGGTTGCTGGGGGAGTAGTGGGGAAAAGTCATCAAGTCGGCAGGCTGGGTGGGTGTGGTGATGTTGGTCCGGGGGAAGACAAGATTGCCCGGGAGCTGTCGGTGCGGGGTGATGCGTTGATCACGGGGAGCGAGCCGCACGGGTGCGGCGGGGGCGGAGGGAACACCGGGTGCCAGGTCGAATACGCTCGCGGCCATGACGGGCCTTGATCCTCGAGGGGTGCTGCGCGAGCGCCCCTCTTTCGGGTTGATCGCCGGGCTCGTCATCGCCGGCATCTGCACGCTGGTGTCGTTCTCGTTCGACATCTTCAACGGCGAGCCGGTCCACTTCGTGATCGCGCTCATCCTGGCCCTGGCACCGGTCCCTCTGCTGCTCGCCGGAGTGCTGGCGCTCGACCGCCTCGAACCCGAGCCGCGCAACAACCTGATCTTCGCGTTCATGTGGGGCGCCGGGATCGCCGTGCTGGCGGCCGGGCTGCTGAACAGCCTGAACCTGCGCTACGTCATCATGGCCACCCACCTGGACCCGGCCAGCGCGCGCAGCCTGGTGGC
The window above is part of the Sphaerisporangium rubeum genome. Proteins encoded here:
- a CDS encoding NAD(P)/FAD-dependent oxidoreductase, coding for MSGTANGVPATAEYVNGEVSYWYREIGLPARRAPLPGPRDYDVAIVGGGYTGLWTAYYLKTAQPDLRVAVLEREFAGFGASGRNGGWLSAEFAGSRERHAAARGRQAMIDLQHAMFAAVDEVIGFTRAEGVDADVHKGGLLHVATNAAQDRRLRAELDDLRGWGFTDKDMWLLGPEEREERIRVAGAVSATYSPHCARVQPAKLATGLARVVAGLGVDVFEDTTVTEILPRGHGGRAARAVTTRGTVTAEFVIRATEGFTASIKGQRRQWLPMNSSMIVTEPLPDEVWREIGWDGRELLGDEAHAYCYAQRTADGRIAIGGRGVPYRYGSRTDTRGATQPQTVAALHTILRTLFPAAAGAKVHHSWCGVLGVPRDWCSTVDLDHRTGLGWAGGYVGSGVTTTNLAGRTLRDLVLRRDTELTALPWVGRRVRRWEPEPLRWIGVQAIYALFRAADRAERSGPPRTSAYARLAGLISGR